The following are encoded together in the bacterium genome:
- a CDS encoding M20/M25/M40 family metallo-hydrolase, giving the protein MANNDRLKQLFLELLKINTPSKNERPMADFIRTRLESLGLDVEEDDAGSKIGGSAGNIIACLKGNKPGATAIFLGGHIDTVEPTDKLNIVIDGDEIRSDGTTILGADDKAGIAAIIEALESVIESGTAHGDVQVIFNVAEEIGLCGSRAMDRSKIKAKYGYIFDMDRPAAGITVSAPSHENVFVEIRGVASHAGMAPENGVSAIIAASNAISKMKLGRIDFETTANVGVIEGGKARNIVPDLVNVKAEARSRDETKLAAQVEHMKTIFENEAEAIGAKAIVTLDHEYNAYRWSEDDDIIKLASKACRRIGIQPVMSDGGGGSDANIYNSLGIPCVVLGTGYDGAHSASEKILMSDLAIAADYARALIETAAEG; this is encoded by the coding sequence ATGGCCAACAACGATCGCCTAAAACAACTTTTTCTTGAACTACTTAAGATCAACACTCCGTCAAAGAACGAGCGTCCGATGGCGGATTTTATAAGGACCAGGCTCGAGTCTCTCGGTCTGGATGTGGAGGAGGATGACGCGGGCAGCAAGATCGGCGGCAGTGCGGGCAATATAATCGCCTGCCTCAAGGGTAATAAGCCCGGCGCCACGGCCATTTTTCTTGGCGGACACATAGACACAGTCGAGCCGACGGACAAACTCAACATCGTGATCGACGGTGATGAAATCCGCTCAGACGGGACCACAATCCTCGGTGCGGACGATAAGGCGGGAATAGCCGCTATAATCGAGGCGCTGGAGTCCGTGATTGAAAGCGGAACGGCTCATGGTGATGTCCAGGTGATATTCAACGTGGCGGAGGAGATCGGGCTGTGCGGTTCCAGGGCGATGGACCGGTCCAAGATCAAGGCGAAATATGGCTACATATTCGATATGGATCGTCCGGCTGCTGGGATTACGGTCAGCGCTCCGTCGCATGAGAATGTGTTTGTCGAGATACGCGGTGTGGCCTCCCATGCCGGTATGGCTCCTGAAAATGGGGTCAGCGCGATTATCGCCGCAAGCAACGCAATATCCAAGATGAAGCTCGGGCGCATAGACTTTGAGACCACGGCCAATGTGGGTGTCATCGAGGGCGGCAAGGCCAGAAATATCGTGCCTGACCTGGTCAATGTCAAGGCGGAGGCCAGAAGTCGCGATGAAACCAAACTGGCAGCCCAGGTAGAGCACATGAAGACTATCTTCGAGAACGAGGCCGAAGCCATTGGCGCGAAGGCAATAGTCACGCTAGATCATGAGTATAACGCATATCGCTGGTCGGAGGACGATGATATCATCAAGCTGGCTTCAAAGGCCTGTAGACGAATAGGGATACAGCCTGTAATGTCGGACGGCGGCGGCGGCAGTGACGCGAACATATATAACAGTTTAGGCATACCATGCGTTGTGCTCGGGACTGGATATGATGGCGCTCACAGCGCATCTGAAAAGATACTTATGAGCGACCTCGCTATAGCCGCGGATTATGCCAGAGCTCTGATCGAGACTGCGGCGGAGGGCTGA
- the hemA gene encoding glutamyl-tRNA reductase translates to MYLVAIGVNHNSAPVEIREKLAIGQDVLPDALRSLKSIKGVSEVCVLSTCNRTEIYAVTSSRSDQDALTSYMASYSRIDRTELDGYLYRHSGHHAAKHLFEVACSLDSMSLGETQILGQIRDAYGAACDGNYTGVILNNLFQQAIAVGKRARTQTGISRGAFSIGAAAVELARFVFGSLEGRTALLIGAGKMSKLATTHLKSNGISRVFVCSRTLPRVEKLVEELGGEVVELDHLEDALSKSDVVISSTSSREPVITKELIERVMASRCHAPLFLIDIAVPRDIDPAVSDHDGVFLYDIDDLQFLIERSEDERRSEIDKVNEIVDAQTAEFMEYLRTLEAVPLIRQVQAKFESVYELQWERCSSKLAHLSEEDREYVRRALKSTVTKLTHDPIIRMKDYAANGGSQKLEIARELFDIPPDKS, encoded by the coding sequence TTGTATCTAGTCGCAATCGGCGTAAATCACAATTCAGCACCGGTGGAAATTCGCGAAAAACTCGCCATAGGGCAAGACGTTCTGCCCGATGCGCTGCGGTCTCTAAAGTCGATCAAGGGAGTATCGGAGGTCTGTGTTCTCTCTACCTGCAACCGCACTGAGATATACGCCGTCACATCTTCCCGCAGCGATCAGGATGCTCTAACCAGCTACATGGCCTCATACTCACGAATCGACCGAACTGAGCTTGACGGATATCTGTATCGTCACTCAGGCCATCACGCGGCAAAGCATCTCTTCGAGGTTGCATGCTCCTTGGATTCCATGTCTCTCGGTGAGACCCAGATACTTGGGCAGATCAGGGACGCCTATGGCGCTGCATGCGACGGAAATTATACCGGCGTGATCCTGAACAATCTGTTTCAACAGGCAATAGCCGTCGGCAAGCGCGCGCGCACCCAGACAGGCATCTCGCGCGGAGCATTTTCGATCGGCGCAGCGGCTGTCGAACTGGCGCGGTTCGTCTTCGGATCGCTCGAAGGACGCACAGCCCTGCTTATAGGCGCGGGCAAGATGAGCAAACTGGCGACCACCCATCTCAAGTCCAACGGCATCAGTAGGGTATTTGTATGCAGCCGGACCCTGCCCAGGGTCGAAAAACTGGTAGAGGAACTGGGAGGAGAGGTTGTCGAACTGGATCATCTGGAAGATGCGCTGAGCAAGTCGGATGTGGTGATAAGCTCGACATCCTCACGCGAGCCGGTAATTACAAAGGAACTTATCGAGCGCGTTATGGCCTCAAGATGCCATGCGCCACTCTTCTTGATAGACATAGCTGTGCCTCGTGATATAGACCCTGCAGTGTCGGATCATGACGGCGTGTTCTTATATGACATAGACGATCTTCAGTTTTTGATCGAGCGATCAGAGGATGAGCGCAGGTCTGAAATAGACAAGGTCAACGAAATTGTCGATGCGCAGACAGCGGAGTTCATGGAGTATTTGCGCACTCTGGAGGCCGTGCCGCTCATCAGGCAGGTGCAGGCAAAGTTCGAGTCAGTATATGAACTGCAGTGGGAGCGATGCTCTTCAAAACTGGCGCATTTGTCTGAAGAGGATCGGGAGTACGTGAGGCGCGCTCTCAAATCGACAGTCACGAAACTTACCCATGACCCCATTATCCGCATGAAAGACTACGCGGCAAACGGCGGCAGCCAGAAACTGGAGATTGCTCGCGAACTTTTTGACATACCGCCGGATAAGAGCTGA
- a CDS encoding bifunctional precorrin-2 dehydrogenase/sirohydrochlorin ferrochelatase: MPKAKEQLISFLRKSMGYYPIILDLAGKKCLIVGGGLVALRKAQSLLEAGAMATVVSPGICAELECLDGVVLHRRAYEPGDIDGCTLVFAATDDPSVNAAVSHDAAEHGILANVVDDPELCSFIVPATCRRGDLLISVTTSGKSPALSKHIREQLEQAYGPEYEPFVNLLGEVREVIKSQYSCRAEREAAFNRLISSGILELLRDGKDEQAREMAQRCI; this comes from the coding sequence GTGCCTAAAGCTAAAGAGCAGCTAATCAGCTTCTTGAGGAAAAGCATGGGATATTACCCGATAATACTTGATCTGGCGGGAAAGAAATGCCTTATAGTGGGCGGCGGACTGGTGGCGCTGCGCAAAGCTCAGTCTCTGTTGGAGGCGGGCGCGATGGCGACTGTCGTCTCGCCCGGGATATGCGCGGAACTCGAATGTCTGGATGGCGTAGTATTACATAGGCGAGCCTATGAGCCGGGAGATATCGATGGCTGCACTCTTGTATTTGCAGCCACAGACGATCCATCCGTCAACGCAGCAGTTTCGCATGATGCGGCAGAGCATGGAATATTGGCAAATGTGGTGGACGACCCTGAACTGTGCAGTTTCATAGTCCCGGCGACATGCCGCAGAGGAGACTTGTTGATATCCGTGACTACCTCCGGCAAAAGCCCCGCGTTGAGCAAACATATTCGCGAGCAGTTGGAACAGGCATACGGCCCTGAGTATGAGCCGTTCGTGAATCTGTTGGGTGAGGTGCGTGAAGTGATAAAAAGCCAATATAGCTGCCGGGCTGAACGTGAAGCTGCGTTTAACAGACTCATCTCAAGTGGTATACTTGAGTTGCTCAGGGACGGTAAAGACGAGCAGGCAAGGGAGATGGCTCAGCGTTGTATCTAG
- a CDS encoding methyltransferase domain-containing protein, with product MRPEKYINMRNTTSPNSSFAPFWDAAYAKATQPDTFSGGVPSAQIVEVAAKLQPGATILDIGCGDGRNALYLAEQGFAVTAVDISEAATDAVQRFAQARDVMLTTEVLDMRSYMPNTLFDFIIAEGCLHLVEREYWSPLVDRLKEATAPGGYNDATVFTDTLPLPSDMIACTRGLFHEGELFTLYDGWTIHLQTSYQFDDEHPGSVKHRHAVNKLVAQKIL from the coding sequence GTGAGGCCAGAGAAATATATCAACATGAGAAATACAACGTCACCAAATTCTTCATTTGCTCCTTTCTGGGATGCAGCATATGCCAAAGCTACTCAGCCCGATACATTCAGTGGCGGGGTTCCCAGTGCCCAGATTGTAGAAGTTGCTGCAAAGCTGCAGCCGGGCGCAACGATTCTGGATATTGGCTGCGGTGATGGACGCAACGCGCTCTACCTTGCGGAACAAGGTTTCGCCGTAACTGCAGTAGATATCTCTGAAGCTGCAACCGATGCCGTCCAGCGCTTCGCGCAAGCGCGCGATGTGATGTTAACTACAGAAGTGCTGGACATGCGCTCCTACATGCCAAATACGCTTTTCGACTTCATCATCGCTGAAGGCTGTTTACACTTGGTTGAACGAGAATATTGGTCACCGCTTGTAGATCGCCTAAAAGAGGCCACCGCCCCCGGCGGATACAACGATGCCACTGTATTTACCGATACACTGCCGCTGCCGAGCGACATGATCGCATGCACTCGGGGGTTATTTCACGAAGGTGAATTGTTCACACTCTACGATGGTTGGACGATCCACCTGCAGACTAGCTACCAGTTTGATGATGAACATCCTGGCAGCGTCAAGCATCGGCATGCTGTGAATAAATTAGTTGCTCAGAAGATATTATGA
- the ccsA gene encoding cytochrome c biogenesis protein CcsA: MRISADNFSIYLAFACALISFACWFAAAISQSKLWHLWAKRLYAISVIGIAYAALYLLQQILSSARYDVAYIHDYSSPTDSLLYKISSLWAGQEGSLLLWALLAGIMGLVISRKQSSTVMAFWASVQSFFLVLLIKSDPFRMLADYSPGAQGMGLNPLLKNPWMSVHPPVIFLGYAALIVPAALAVAALVKGDPKSWVRQCIPWALFGWVSLSAGIILGMIWSYEVLGWGGYWSWDPVENASLVPWLTSTALVHGLILQKYKGRNIRGNVILAIVTFLLVLYAAFLTRSGVLSKISVHSFADLGAYSYLLAFVLAYALFSIVLVISRWNSISTHKPHITLASKDFMLSLGIIVMVVFAVVVAVGTSYPLFTKSILQPSFYTRMSVPIAGVIILLIVLAPILPWSGKGIKSRSSRAAYMAHAGMIVMIAGIVFSLSGRSADMTLVKNGSAKRALGYEFAYVGTKKIDDTKEVINIKMSGKGKESIAPLGVEYSQRGSVRSPFIRSSLTGDMYISPGDILANTITPVASMTERGWEALPFTIPGTKSTVTLVGMQVESHMVRLEYRPEHGKPVEITLSPGKPAKVDGYTFDFQRFVSSGGRDMRTMTAGAQLAMSGNGMTEKVVIQAAEKPFIWLLWAGAVLILVGGSLAVVRSMNQYTKY, translated from the coding sequence GTGAGAATATCTGCAGACAACTTTTCCATATATCTGGCATTTGCATGCGCGCTAATATCGTTTGCATGCTGGTTTGCTGCCGCCATTTCACAAAGTAAGCTTTGGCATCTTTGGGCAAAGAGATTATATGCCATTTCAGTAATTGGCATTGCATACGCTGCCTTATATCTTCTGCAGCAAATACTCTCCAGCGCAAGATATGACGTTGCCTATATCCACGACTACAGTAGTCCCACAGATTCACTGCTCTACAAAATATCGAGCCTGTGGGCCGGCCAGGAAGGCTCCCTGCTGCTTTGGGCGCTGCTGGCCGGAATAATGGGTTTGGTCATATCGCGCAAACAAAGCTCGACAGTTATGGCCTTTTGGGCATCGGTACAGTCGTTTTTTCTAGTCCTGCTGATAAAATCAGACCCGTTTCGCATGCTTGCAGATTACAGTCCTGGTGCACAGGGAATGGGGCTCAACCCTCTGCTCAAGAACCCATGGATGTCCGTGCATCCTCCGGTCATATTCCTCGGTTATGCCGCGCTGATAGTCCCGGCTGCACTGGCAGTGGCCGCATTGGTCAAGGGCGACCCGAAAAGCTGGGTCAGACAGTGCATACCATGGGCGCTGTTCGGATGGGTGTCATTGAGTGCTGGCATCATACTCGGGATGATCTGGTCATATGAGGTTCTCGGCTGGGGAGGATACTGGAGTTGGGACCCGGTCGAAAATGCATCACTCGTGCCATGGCTTACTTCGACTGCTCTAGTCCATGGCCTAATCTTGCAGAAATATAAGGGCAGAAACATTCGCGGCAATGTCATACTCGCGATCGTCACATTCCTACTGGTATTGTATGCTGCATTCCTCACGCGCAGCGGCGTGTTGTCTAAGATTTCAGTGCATTCTTTTGCAGACTTGGGCGCATATAGCTATCTGCTGGCTTTTGTTCTGGCCTATGCGCTCTTTTCGATTGTCCTTGTCATAAGCAGATGGAACTCTATATCGACCCACAAGCCGCATATTACACTCGCGTCAAAAGATTTTATGCTATCGCTGGGGATCATCGTAATGGTGGTCTTCGCAGTTGTTGTGGCAGTCGGAACGTCATATCCGCTGTTCACCAAATCCATATTGCAGCCGAGCTTTTATACCCGTATGTCCGTGCCGATTGCAGGCGTAATAATACTCCTCATAGTCCTGGCGCCAATACTTCCATGGAGCGGAAAAGGCATAAAGTCGAGATCGTCCCGTGCGGCATATATGGCTCATGCGGGCATGATTGTGATGATAGCCGGGATAGTCTTCTCGCTGTCGGGCAGGTCAGCCGATATGACGCTCGTCAAAAACGGCTCGGCCAAACGTGCATTGGGATATGAGTTTGCATATGTCGGCACAAAAAAAATCGACGATACGAAAGAAGTAATCAATATAAAAATGTCGGGCAAGGGCAAAGAATCCATTGCACCGCTTGGTGTCGAGTATTCGCAGCGAGGATCGGTCAGGTCACCATTCATTAGATCCTCATTGACCGGCGATATGTATATTTCGCCCGGCGATATCCTGGCAAATACGATCACTCCCGTCGCATCAATGACCGAAAGGGGCTGGGAGGCGTTGCCCTTCACGATACCAGGCACTAAGTCTACAGTCACGCTTGTCGGTATGCAGGTAGAGTCTCACATGGTGCGCCTTGAATATCGCCCGGAGCATGGCAAGCCGGTAGAGATTACTCTCAGCCCAGGCAAGCCTGCTAAGGTTGATGGGTACACGTTCGATTTCCAGCGATTTGTAAGCAGCGGCGGGCGTGATATGCGCACTATGACCGCTGGTGCGCAGCTTGCGATGAGCGGGAACGGCATGACCGAGAAGGTCGTGATCCAAGCGGCCGAGAAGCCGTTTATATGGCTGCTTTGGGCAGGCGCTGTGTTGATACTCGTCGGTGGGTCGCTGGCTGTTGTGCGTTCTATGAATCAATATACCAAGTACTAA
- a CDS encoding cytochrome c maturation protein CcmE — protein sequence MSRLPYIIGAVVILGFGCLGVREMTAARAPYLTRVSEVRKSDGGPVQFIGKIVPDTVYYFDSASKLIFVLADDRGVMLKVNYKGVKPANFDTSEKALVRGKYTGGEFIADQILLKCPSKYR from the coding sequence GTGAGCAGGCTTCCATATATAATCGGCGCGGTCGTGATATTGGGGTTCGGATGTCTCGGAGTAAGGGAAATGACTGCTGCCCGCGCTCCTTATTTGACCCGTGTGTCCGAAGTGCGCAAATCAGACGGCGGACCTGTGCAGTTCATAGGCAAAATAGTGCCTGACACAGTCTACTATTTCGACTCCGCCAGCAAGCTGATCTTCGTACTTGCTGACGACAGGGGTGTTATGCTCAAAGTGAATTATAAAGGCGTGAAACCGGCTAATTTTGATACGTCGGAGAAGGCTCTTGTGCGAGGAAAATACACAGGTGGCGAGTTTATAGCTGACCAGATCCTGCTCAAGTGCCCGTCCAAATACAGATGA
- a CDS encoding cytochrome c biogenesis protein, producing MGRLGKTFIAWAVWTLAVVAGVIVCVPPAIGFANPGAARIVIIHVPCAILAVAAYVVSTIYAIAHLAKGRVDLDIKSSVSAGLGFAFTVLATLSGMVFAKLEWGAAWNWDPRETTILMLLIVYAAYFTLRSAIPGRQARARVGAVYNILACVVMPYLVFVLPRLLGGLHPTDTLTSGGLSPEYRIAISAAALSALWLYVLVFRSQVAKLITRGKK from the coding sequence ATGGGAAGACTAGGAAAAACATTTATTGCTTGGGCAGTGTGGACGCTGGCTGTTGTGGCGGGCGTGATAGTCTGTGTGCCGCCTGCAATTGGTTTCGCTAACCCTGGCGCGGCGCGGATTGTCATAATTCATGTGCCGTGCGCAATACTCGCAGTGGCTGCTTATGTGGTATCCACCATTTATGCCATAGCACACCTTGCAAAGGGCAGGGTGGACCTGGATATCAAGTCGTCAGTATCGGCAGGGCTTGGGTTCGCATTTACTGTGTTGGCGACATTGAGCGGAATGGTATTTGCAAAACTGGAGTGGGGAGCCGCATGGAACTGGGACCCTCGTGAGACCACCATACTCATGCTCTTGATTGTATACGCAGCATATTTCACTCTCAGAAGTGCGATCCCAGGCAGACAGGCACGTGCCAGGGTGGGGGCGGTATATAACATCCTTGCGTGTGTGGTAATGCCGTATCTGGTATTCGTGCTTCCAAGGCTGCTCGGCGGGCTGCATCCTACAGACACACTTACAAGCGGCGGTCTGTCACCTGAATATCGGATAGCGATATCGGCTGCAGCGCTGAGCGCGCTGTGGCTGTATGTATTGGTCTTCAGATCACAGGTCGCAAAGTTGATCACACGAGGCAAAAAGTGA
- a CDS encoding heme exporter protein CcmB: protein MKSVGRQAGLVHYVHSAWAILRKDMTCELRARHAIGAVLLFAITSTIAVSFTSNIWGGEASVTSTLLWLIIYFSAMSGLSRSFVHEDESFTSGTLKLAARPNAVYLGKLIFNWSILIAMEIVCVPLFAVFMNCCVSDWGMLIALLIFGGLALSAGATISAAMVARASVKGALFAVISFPLLIPALALAIHGSSLAIGGQSAISDLRLLIYYTITLITASLMLFRFIWED from the coding sequence ATGAAATCTGTCGGCAGGCAGGCAGGTCTGGTTCACTATGTGCACTCTGCATGGGCTATATTGCGCAAAGATATGACCTGCGAACTGCGCGCTCGCCATGCAATAGGCGCTGTGCTACTGTTTGCGATTACCAGCACAATCGCCGTGTCGTTCACGTCGAATATCTGGGGCGGTGAGGCATCGGTCACATCGACGCTGTTATGGCTGATAATATACTTTTCGGCCATGTCGGGACTGAGCAGGTCGTTTGTGCATGAGGACGAATCATTTACATCAGGCACGCTCAAACTCGCAGCACGGCCGAATGCGGTCTATCTTGGCAAGCTGATCTTCAACTGGTCGATATTGATCGCGATGGAAATTGTATGCGTGCCGCTCTTTGCTGTCTTCATGAACTGCTGTGTCTCGGACTGGGGCATGCTGATCGCGCTGTTGATATTCGGCGGGCTTGCACTGAGCGCGGGAGCTACGATCTCTGCTGCCATGGTTGCGCGCGCATCTGTGAAAGGGGCACTGTTTGCCGTAATCAGTTTTCCGCTGCTTATTCCGGCACTGGCTCTGGCGATCCACGGATCCAGTCTGGCAATAGGCGGCCAAAGTGCAATAAGCGATCTGAGGCTGTTGATATATTACACAATCACACTCATCACAGCGAGTCTAATGTTGTTCAGGTTTATATGGGAAGACTAG
- a CDS encoding ABC transporter ATP-binding protein: MVKLQISNLSHEYDDREVLHDINFTFDGARMAITGPNGSGKSTLTRIIAGLLTPTVGQVSLEIDGVHVSRECVRDIVGLVAPDIRLYGELTVRENLKFIASARGLGSTKINAVLDEVNITDRADDMVKNLSSGLQRRACYAAALIHDPTVLLLDEPSTNLDKKGIEMVRDMVDRRAKRGIVVLATNDADEAAMCESYVDLSEVAR, from the coding sequence ATGGTCAAACTGCAGATATCAAACCTGAGCCACGAGTATGACGATCGTGAAGTGCTGCACGATATCAACTTCACATTCGACGGCGCTCGTATGGCAATCACCGGTCCGAACGGTTCCGGCAAGTCAACACTCACCAGGATCATCGCCGGTCTGCTCACCCCGACTGTGGGTCAAGTCAGCCTGGAGATTGACGGTGTCCATGTGTCACGAGAGTGCGTGCGGGATATTGTTGGGCTGGTTGCGCCTGATATCCGGCTATATGGCGAGCTTACAGTTCGCGAAAACCTTAAATTTATTGCGTCTGCCAGAGGACTCGGGTCGACCAAAATAAATGCGGTTCTTGATGAGGTCAATATCACCGATCGTGCGGACGACATGGTAAAAAACCTCTCTTCGGGTTTACAGAGGCGCGCATGTTATGCTGCTGCGCTGATTCATGATCCGACAGTGCTGCTGTTGGACGAACCGTCAACCAATCTCGACAAAAAAGGCATCGAAATGGTGCGGGATATGGTTGACCGCCGGGCTAAACGGGGTATTGTTGTGCTGGCCACAAACGATGCCGATGAGGCCGCCATGTGCGAGTCTTATGTCGACCTGAGCGAGGTCGCACGATGA
- a CDS encoding acylphosphatase: MEYEGSTKRLRAVVQGRVQGVGFRYFVIEQARMLHLVGLVRNLRNGDVEVIAEGEEGPLEAMLVALKNGPRMSYIENVHAVWSPATGEYKTFFAASTR, encoded by the coding sequence ATGGAATATGAGGGCAGCACAAAGCGGCTCAGGGCAGTGGTGCAGGGGCGAGTGCAGGGTGTGGGCTTTAGGTATTTCGTTATCGAACAGGCTCGCATGCTGCATCTGGTCGGTCTGGTGCGGAATTTACGCAATGGAGATGTCGAGGTTATCGCCGAAGGTGAAGAAGGACCGCTTGAAGCTATGTTGGTTGCCCTCAAGAACGGTCCGAGGATGAGCTATATAGAAAACGTCCACGCTGTGTGGTCACCTGCTACTGGCGAATACAAGACGTTCTTTGCCGCGTCCACAAGATGA
- a CDS encoding Gfo/Idh/MocA family oxidoreductase: MSVRVGFIGAGGIANAHMNMLQAIEDVQIVAVTDVDRDRAESTAAKYLAKPYADYREMISSEHMDALYICVPPFAHECQELTAIEKGIHLFVEKPVARSLETAGRIRDAIEKNKIISAVGYHWRYLTTTDRAMQILSGRTIGMVQGYWMGGMPCVSWWRNMNESGGQMVDQTTHIFDLARYLCGEIDEVFALYSRRDLDDRSDIYDVGTASLKFKSGAVGCISNTCMLSLPYTVGLDIIAKDLVLEIHGDLKVIEPGHTEVFTSGANSMLAENRAFIDAIRLGNTDNIRSTYSDAMKTLAVTLACNESAETGMPVGVKSL; the protein is encoded by the coding sequence ATGTCAGTTAGAGTCGGATTTATTGGCGCGGGCGGAATAGCTAATGCGCATATGAATATGCTTCAGGCTATAGAAGATGTGCAGATAGTCGCGGTCACTGATGTCGACCGTGATCGCGCTGAATCGACTGCAGCAAAATATTTGGCGAAACCATATGCCGATTATCGCGAGATGATCTCATCAGAGCATATGGATGCGCTCTATATTTGCGTGCCGCCTTTCGCGCATGAATGCCAGGAATTGACGGCAATAGAAAAGGGTATTCATCTGTTCGTCGAGAAGCCTGTGGCGCGGAGTCTGGAAACAGCCGGCAGGATTAGAGACGCGATAGAAAAAAACAAGATAATCTCCGCAGTCGGCTACCATTGGCGCTATCTGACCACTACCGACCGCGCTATGCAGATTCTGTCGGGTAGGACAATCGGTATGGTCCAGGGCTACTGGATGGGCGGGATGCCGTGTGTGTCATGGTGGCGAAATATGAATGAGTCAGGCGGGCAGATGGTCGATCAGACTACTCATATATTCGACCTGGCGCGATACTTGTGCGGTGAGATCGACGAAGTATTTGCGCTCTATTCGCGCCGTGACCTGGATGATCGCTCCGACATATATGATGTGGGTACTGCATCGCTCAAGTTCAAGAGCGGTGCTGTTGGCTGCATATCCAACACATGTATGCTCAGTCTGCCATATACCGTTGGGCTGGATATTATAGCCAAGGACCTGGTGCTGGAAATCCACGGCGACCTTAAGGTGATCGAGCCGGGTCATACCGAAGTATTCACAAGCGGTGCGAATTCCATGCTTGCCGAAAACCGTGCATTCATTGATGCTATAAGGCTGGGCAACACTGACAATATACGCTCCACATATAGCGACGCGATGAAGACTCTGGCTGTCACTCTAGCCTGCAACGAGTCCGCCGAAACCGGCATGCCAGTTGGTGTAAAGAGCCTGTGA
- a CDS encoding HEAT repeat domain-containing protein, producing the protein MMNQQRAMYTVFFVLGVFIAYLFQYGVVAYRIHVIHAPLGGFHQQPDSRAIARLGKSAVPAICSEIDRAWEKNPHNPDGLVMESASALGVIGDSLAVPTLIALTDHEDPYVRRVAVTSLRRIKDTRSLPALRRHMQDNNKIVRQEAESAVDEFHK; encoded by the coding sequence ATGATGAACCAACAGCGTGCAATGTATACTGTGTTTTTTGTGTTAGGTGTTTTTATTGCTTACTTGTTTCAATATGGCGTTGTTGCCTATCGCATACATGTGATCCATGCACCATTGGGTGGATTTCATCAACAACCGGATTCAAGAGCAATAGCGCGATTGGGCAAGTCAGCTGTCCCTGCTATTTGCAGTGAGATAGATAGAGCTTGGGAGAAAAATCCACATAATCCTGATGGCTTGGTAATGGAATCGGCATCAGCTTTGGGTGTGATAGGTGATTCTCTTGCAGTGCCCACACTCATTGCCTTGACGGATCATGAAGACCCATATGTGCGCCGTGTTGCTGTTACGTCTCTTAGGCGTATAAAGGACACACGTTCACTGCCGGCGTTAAGACGCCATATGCAAGATAATAACAAAATTGTTAGACAAGAGGCTGAAAGTGCCGTTGACGAATTTCACAAGTGA